A single window of Jiangella alkaliphila DNA harbors:
- a CDS encoding cation diffusion facilitator family transporter, whose translation MGAGHGHGLPQGATASYAYRRRMQWVLVIIGVVLAVEVAGALWSGSLALLADAGHMLADGLGVALALLATAIATKPANTARTFGWQRAEILAALTNGVVVGVIGVLAIVGGVRRLGDPGEIETGIMLAVAVVGLLANAGALLLLRSGQRASLNVRGAYLEVVGDTLGSLAVVVAAVVIMTTGWVRADAVASMLIGVLILPRAWLLLRDVLHVLLEATPKGVDLEDVRRHILEIPGVVDVHDLHAWTITSGVPVLSAHVVIAEAAEPGCGADSVLDGLHACLAGHFDIEHSTFQIEPEGHSEHEHAGHA comes from the coding sequence ATGGGTGCCGGGCACGGGCACGGACTGCCGCAGGGCGCCACCGCGTCGTACGCGTACCGGCGGCGCATGCAATGGGTGCTGGTCATCATCGGCGTGGTGCTGGCGGTCGAGGTCGCCGGCGCGCTGTGGTCCGGGTCGCTGGCGCTGCTGGCCGACGCCGGGCACATGCTGGCCGACGGGCTGGGCGTCGCGCTGGCGCTGCTGGCCACCGCCATCGCGACCAAGCCGGCGAACACGGCGCGGACGTTCGGCTGGCAGCGGGCGGAGATCCTGGCGGCGCTGACCAACGGCGTCGTCGTCGGCGTGATCGGCGTGCTCGCGATCGTCGGAGGCGTCCGGCGGCTCGGCGACCCCGGCGAGATCGAGACCGGCATCATGCTGGCCGTCGCCGTCGTCGGCCTGCTCGCGAACGCCGGCGCGCTGCTGCTCCTGCGGTCCGGCCAGCGCGCGAGCCTGAACGTGCGCGGCGCTTACCTCGAGGTGGTCGGCGACACGCTGGGCTCGCTCGCCGTCGTCGTGGCGGCCGTGGTGATCATGACGACCGGCTGGGTCCGCGCCGACGCGGTGGCGTCGATGCTCATCGGCGTGCTGATCCTGCCGCGTGCATGGCTGCTGCTGCGCGACGTGCTCCACGTCCTCCTCGAGGCCACCCCCAAGGGCGTCGACCTCGAGGACGTCCGCCGCCACATCCTCGAGATTCCCGGCGTCGTCGACGTGCACGACCTGCACGCATGGACGATCACCAGCGGCGTGCCCGTGCTGTCCGCGCACGTCGTCATCGCGGAGGCTGCCGAGCCCGGCTGCGGCGCCGACTCCGTCCTCGACGGCCTGCACGCCTGCCTGGCCGGTCACTTCGACATCGAGCACAGCACGTTCCAGATCGAGCCGGAGGGCCACTCCGAACACGAGCACGCCGGCCACGCCTGA
- a CDS encoding M1 family metallopeptidase, whose translation MRSRVRSGVVAAIAVGLLAAAVVPAGAAQGQSSRPAPGGSGAGDAYFPFAGNSGYDAVHYDLDVRYQPPAPAPAPLTGRLDAVATVTIVPTRHLTSFNLDLRGLDVESVIVKNRPAEFTREGDELIVTPKTILPRGKAVDVVVTYGGATGRPVDIEGALYGWVTTRDGAMVASEPDGSMTWFPVSDHPTDKATYEVAVAVPAGLVAVGNGDLVGSATAGGWTTWEWASREPMASYLVTASVGNYELRQTTTPGGLPLIDAIDRDLAPAASAGLAQTAEMIALFETEFGPYPFSSYGAIVDDDSVGYALETQTRPIYSRNASEGTVAHELAHQWLGNSVSPARWQDIWLNEGWASYAEWLWSEHDGRTTAAENFADVMAIPATSSFWQTVIADPGPLGLFAGAVYDRGAATLYALRLEIGEDAFGALSREWPARYKDSAATTDDFQALAEELSGQDLEEFFDVWVWTAGKPAVP comes from the coding sequence ATGAGATCTCGTGTCAGGTCCGGCGTCGTCGCGGCGATCGCCGTAGGGCTGCTGGCAGCCGCCGTCGTCCCAGCGGGAGCGGCGCAGGGGCAGTCGTCCAGGCCGGCGCCGGGTGGGTCGGGCGCCGGCGACGCCTACTTCCCGTTCGCCGGGAACAGCGGCTATGACGCCGTGCACTACGACCTCGACGTGCGCTACCAGCCGCCGGCGCCGGCGCCCGCACCGCTGACCGGGCGGCTTGACGCCGTCGCGACCGTCACGATCGTGCCGACGCGGCATCTGACCAGCTTCAACCTGGACCTGCGCGGCCTCGACGTCGAGTCGGTCATCGTCAAGAACCGGCCGGCGGAGTTCACCCGCGAGGGCGACGAGCTGATCGTCACCCCGAAGACGATCCTGCCGCGCGGCAAGGCCGTGGACGTCGTCGTGACGTACGGGGGCGCGACCGGGCGGCCGGTCGACATCGAGGGAGCGCTCTACGGCTGGGTGACGACCCGCGACGGCGCCATGGTGGCGAGCGAGCCGGACGGCTCGATGACGTGGTTCCCGGTCAGCGACCACCCGACGGACAAGGCCACCTACGAGGTCGCCGTCGCCGTGCCGGCGGGGCTGGTCGCGGTCGGCAACGGCGACCTCGTCGGGTCCGCGACGGCGGGCGGCTGGACGACGTGGGAGTGGGCGTCGCGCGAGCCGATGGCCAGCTACCTGGTGACGGCGTCGGTCGGCAACTACGAGCTGCGCCAGACGACGACCCCGGGCGGGCTGCCGCTGATCGACGCGATCGACCGCGACCTCGCGCCGGCGGCGTCGGCCGGCCTCGCGCAGACCGCCGAGATGATCGCGCTCTTCGAGACCGAGTTCGGGCCGTACCCGTTCTCGTCGTACGGCGCCATCGTCGACGACGACAGCGTCGGCTACGCGCTGGAGACGCAGACCCGGCCGATCTACTCCCGGAACGCGTCGGAGGGCACCGTCGCGCACGAGCTGGCGCACCAGTGGCTCGGCAACTCCGTGAGTCCCGCTCGCTGGCAGGACATCTGGCTGAACGAGGGCTGGGCGAGCTACGCCGAGTGGCTGTGGTCCGAGCACGACGGCCGCACCACCGCGGCGGAGAACTTCGCCGACGTCATGGCGATACCCGCGACCAGCTCGTTCTGGCAGACGGTGATCGCCGATCCGGGTCCGCTCGGGCTGTTCGCCGGCGCCGTCTACGACCGGGGCGCGGCGACGCTGTACGCGCTGCGGCTGGAGATCGGCGAGGACGCGTTCGGCGCGCTCTCGCGGGAGTGGCCGGCTCGGTACAAGGACTCGGCGGCGACGACGGACGACTTCCAGGCGCTGGCCGAGGAGCTGTCCGGCCAGGACCTGGAGGAGTTCTTCGACGTCTGGGTGTGGACGGCGGGCAAGCCGGCTGTTCCCTGA
- a CDS encoding FAD-dependent oxidoreductase yields the protein MSQTPDVVVVGGGPAGLLLAGDLAAAGISCTLLEQRTGRSPLTRAFAVHARTLEMFDARGIAERVIETGQRVAALSLFGTIEVDLSDLPTRFPFVLVTPQYNVEDVLAERAREAGATLVEGAEVTGLVQDGDGVTVRVSGDGGRRELRAAYAVGADGVRSTVREALGLPFPGEAVVESVMLADVRLTEPPDEVLVANANDDGFAFVAPYGDGWFRVIAWDRKLQRPDDDPVDLDEVRDVASRVLGTDFGMHDARWLSRFHSDERLVPSYREGRTFLAGDAAHVHSPAGGQGMNTGLQDSANLSWKLAAQLHGWAPPGLLDSYDTERRAVGASVVQGSGTLLRMALTGSAALRAVRNVAGAVAASIGPVQRKAGEFVSGLAIGYGRSRGDHPLVGKRVPDVAVITDSGTKTRLYETLRAGRFVLLTGQDHHGLVDPWAGRVDLVTTADRSHGLTLVRPDGYVAWATDARPMIRRDAALRAALIAWAGDPVP from the coding sequence ATGAGTCAGACGCCGGATGTCGTCGTGGTCGGTGGTGGGCCGGCCGGTCTGCTGCTCGCGGGCGACCTCGCCGCCGCTGGGATCTCCTGCACCCTGCTCGAACAGCGCACCGGCCGATCGCCGCTGACCCGCGCGTTCGCCGTCCACGCCCGCACCCTGGAGATGTTCGACGCGCGCGGCATCGCCGAGCGGGTCATCGAGACCGGACAGCGGGTGGCGGCGCTCAGCCTGTTCGGCACCATCGAGGTCGATCTGTCCGACCTCCCGACCCGCTTCCCGTTCGTCCTCGTCACGCCGCAGTACAACGTCGAGGACGTGCTGGCGGAGCGGGCCCGCGAGGCCGGCGCGACGCTCGTCGAGGGCGCCGAGGTCACCGGTCTGGTCCAGGACGGCGACGGCGTCACGGTGCGGGTGTCCGGCGACGGCGGACGGCGCGAGCTGCGCGCCGCCTACGCGGTCGGCGCCGACGGCGTGCGCAGCACGGTCCGCGAGGCGCTCGGGCTGCCGTTCCCCGGCGAGGCGGTCGTCGAGTCGGTGATGCTGGCCGACGTCCGGCTGACGGAGCCGCCCGACGAGGTGCTCGTGGCCAACGCCAACGACGACGGGTTCGCGTTCGTCGCCCCGTACGGCGACGGCTGGTTCCGCGTCATCGCGTGGGACCGCAAGCTGCAACGACCCGACGACGACCCCGTCGACCTCGACGAGGTCCGCGACGTCGCGAGCCGCGTGCTCGGCACCGACTTCGGCATGCACGACGCCCGCTGGCTGTCGCGGTTCCACAGCGACGAGCGGCTGGTCCCGAGCTACCGCGAGGGCCGGACGTTCCTGGCCGGCGACGCCGCGCACGTGCACTCGCCGGCCGGCGGCCAGGGCATGAACACCGGCCTGCAGGACTCCGCGAACCTCAGCTGGAAGCTCGCCGCACAGCTGCACGGCTGGGCGCCGCCCGGGCTCCTGGACAGCTACGACACCGAGCGCCGCGCCGTCGGGGCCAGCGTCGTGCAGGGGAGCGGGACGTTGCTGCGCATGGCGCTGACGGGGTCGGCGGCGCTGCGCGCGGTCCGCAACGTCGCCGGCGCGGTGGCCGCCAGCATCGGCCCGGTGCAGCGCAAGGCCGGCGAATTCGTGTCCGGGCTGGCCATCGGCTACGGCCGTTCCCGCGGCGACCACCCGCTGGTCGGCAAGCGCGTCCCCGACGTCGCCGTCATCACCGACTCCGGCACGAAGACCCGGCTCTACGAGACGCTGCGGGCCGGCCGGTTCGTCCTGCTCACCGGTCAGGACCACCACGGCCTGGTCGACCCGTGGGCCGGCCGCGTCGACCTCGTCACGACGGCGGACCGTTCGCACGGCCTCACGCTGGTCCGCCCCGACGGTTACGTCGCCTGGGCCACCGACGCCCGGCCGATGATCCGCCGCGACGCCGCACTGCGCGCCGCCCTCATCGCCTGGGCCGGCGACCCCGTCCCATGA
- the hppD gene encoding 4-hydroxyphenylpyruvate dioxygenase, which produces MTATDHTLTPEERDADLDLEQLKQLVGLVEYDESKDPFPVTAMDAVVFVAGNATQAAHFYQSAFGMQLVAYSGPETGNRDHKAFVLRSGSARFVLKGGVAPDSPLLDHHRRHGDGVVDLALEVPDVDKCVEHARAQGATVLEEPHDVTDEHGTVRMAAIATYGETRHSLVDRSRYTGPYLPGYVARSSTHVKRDGAPKRLFQAVDHCVGNVELGKMDYWVDWYRKVMGFVNMAEFVGDDIATEYSALMSKVVANGNHRVKFPLNEPAVAKKKSQIDEYLEFYGEAGCQHIALATNDILRTVDLMRAEGVEFLDTPDAYYDDPELRARIGTVRVPVEELKKRGILVDRDEDGYLLQIFTKPIGDRPTVFYEMIERHGSLGFGKGNFKALFESIEREQERRGNL; this is translated from the coding sequence ATGACGGCCACCGATCACACCCTGACGCCCGAAGAACGCGACGCCGACCTCGATCTCGAGCAGCTCAAGCAGCTCGTCGGACTGGTCGAGTACGACGAGAGCAAGGACCCGTTCCCGGTCACGGCGATGGACGCGGTGGTCTTCGTCGCGGGCAACGCCACGCAGGCGGCGCACTTCTACCAGTCGGCGTTCGGCATGCAGCTGGTCGCGTACTCCGGGCCCGAGACCGGCAACCGCGACCACAAGGCGTTCGTGCTGCGCAGCGGCTCGGCCCGGTTCGTCCTCAAGGGCGGTGTCGCGCCTGACAGCCCGCTGCTCGACCACCACCGCCGGCACGGCGACGGCGTCGTCGACCTCGCGCTGGAGGTGCCCGACGTCGACAAGTGCGTCGAGCACGCCCGGGCCCAGGGCGCCACCGTCCTGGAGGAGCCGCACGACGTCACCGACGAGCACGGCACCGTCCGCATGGCCGCCATCGCGACGTACGGCGAGACCCGCCACTCGCTGGTCGACCGGTCGCGCTACACCGGCCCCTACCTGCCCGGCTACGTCGCCCGCAGCTCTACCCACGTCAAGCGCGACGGCGCGCCGAAGCGGCTGTTCCAGGCCGTCGACCACTGCGTCGGCAACGTCGAGCTGGGCAAGATGGACTACTGGGTCGACTGGTACCGCAAGGTCATGGGCTTCGTGAACATGGCCGAGTTCGTCGGCGACGACATCGCCACCGAGTACTCCGCGCTGATGTCGAAGGTCGTCGCCAACGGCAACCACCGGGTGAAGTTCCCGCTCAACGAGCCGGCCGTCGCGAAGAAGAAGTCGCAGATCGACGAGTACCTGGAGTTCTACGGCGAGGCCGGCTGCCAGCACATCGCGCTGGCCACCAACGACATCCTGCGCACCGTCGACCTCATGCGCGCCGAGGGCGTCGAGTTCCTGGACACCCCCGACGCCTACTACGACGATCCCGAGCTGCGGGCCCGCATCGGCACCGTCCGCGTCCCCGTGGAGGAGCTGAAGAAGCGCGGCATCCTGGTCGACCGCGACGAGGACGGCTACCTGCTGCAGATCTTCACCAAGCCGATCGGCGACCGCCCGACGGTGTTCTACGAGATGATCGAGCGGCACGGCTCGCTGGGCTTCGGCAAGGGCAACTTCAAGGCGCTGTTCGAGTCGATCGAGCGCGAGCAGGAGCGCCGCGGGAACCTCTGA
- a CDS encoding IclR family transcriptional regulator has product MVVAVVEISQTLDRGLRLLEVLSGSSEGLTVAEASSVLGVNRTIVYRLLATLEQHGLVRRVAGGRFSVGFGVLTLAGSVQPSLRQVAQPVLRALAEDVGATAHLTIADGAEALAVAVVEPTRTDYHVAYRVGSRHPLERGAAGRAVLAGREGSRDFVSTTGELQTGASGIAAPVLGVPGVEASVGVIALGALPDATVGPRVVAAAAQLRARLG; this is encoded by the coding sequence ATGGTTGTCGCCGTGGTGGAGATCTCGCAGACGCTCGATCGCGGCCTTCGTCTGCTCGAGGTCCTGTCCGGATCGAGCGAGGGGCTCACCGTCGCCGAGGCGTCGAGCGTCCTGGGCGTCAACCGCACCATCGTCTACCGGCTGCTCGCGACGCTGGAGCAGCACGGCCTGGTGCGCCGGGTCGCCGGCGGCCGGTTCAGCGTCGGGTTCGGGGTATTGACGCTGGCCGGCAGCGTGCAGCCGTCGCTGCGTCAGGTGGCGCAGCCGGTGCTGCGGGCGCTGGCCGAGGACGTCGGCGCGACGGCCCACCTGACCATCGCCGACGGCGCCGAGGCGCTGGCCGTCGCCGTGGTCGAGCCGACCCGCACCGACTACCACGTCGCCTATCGCGTCGGCTCGCGTCACCCGCTGGAACGCGGCGCCGCCGGCCGGGCCGTCCTCGCCGGGCGGGAGGGTTCGCGCGACTTCGTCAGCACGACCGGCGAGCTGCAGACCGGCGCCAGCGGCATCGCCGCGCCCGTGCTCGGCGTGCCCGGCGTCGAGGCCAGCGTCGGCGTCATCGCGCTCGGGGCGCTGCCGGACGCCACCGTCGGGCCGCGGGTCGTCGCGGCGGCTGCCCAGCTGCGGGCTCGGCTCGGCTGA
- a CDS encoding IS4 family transposase, with amino-acid sequence MSLGALESDLCPELLDEVIEQAGVREQRRRLLPARTVMVFVLGLCVFCGADSHSPPGYRMVMCWLTSTFGYLRGLVVPSASALCQARKRLGVTPLRLLFDRVRGPRAAPDAAGAWLFGRRLVAFDGTALDLADTAANVAAFGHIGTPSGFAQVRLVALIECATHAIIDAVFDACRHSEQELTQRLIGAMRPGMLVLADRNFGHRLFAQIATSTGADLIWRIKGNADFPAMKILDDGSYLSVITAQRYKKRWRTAARRGWPEPPMPGTRCVSSTTESPPTSAIPSPSAISGSSPPCSTRPRRPPEPSPRPTTSGGNRRTATRNSRPDCVAPGSSCARSHPTSSIRRSTPCSSPTKPSAP; translated from the coding sequence GTGAGTCTGGGCGCACTGGAAAGTGATCTTTGTCCGGAGCTGCTGGACGAGGTGATCGAGCAGGCCGGTGTGCGCGAGCAGCGGCGGCGGCTGTTGCCGGCCCGGACGGTGATGGTCTTCGTGCTCGGGTTATGCGTGTTCTGCGGCGCCGACTCGCATTCCCCGCCGGGATACCGCATGGTGATGTGCTGGCTGACCAGCACGTTCGGGTACCTGCGGGGGCTGGTCGTGCCGAGCGCGTCGGCGCTGTGCCAGGCCCGCAAACGCCTGGGCGTCACGCCGCTGCGGCTGCTGTTCGACCGGGTCCGAGGCCCACGCGCGGCGCCCGACGCGGCGGGAGCGTGGCTGTTCGGGCGGCGGCTGGTCGCCTTCGACGGCACCGCCCTGGACCTGGCCGACACCGCGGCCAACGTGGCCGCGTTCGGCCACATCGGCACGCCCTCGGGGTTCGCACAGGTGCGGCTGGTCGCGCTGATCGAATGCGCCACCCACGCGATCATCGACGCGGTGTTCGACGCGTGCCGGCACAGCGAGCAGGAACTGACCCAGCGGCTGATCGGTGCGATGCGTCCGGGGATGCTGGTGCTCGCCGACCGCAACTTCGGTCACCGGTTGTTCGCCCAGATCGCCACCAGCACCGGCGCGGACCTGATCTGGCGGATCAAGGGCAACGCCGACTTCCCCGCCATGAAGATCCTCGACGACGGCTCCTACCTGTCAGTGATCACCGCGCAACGCTACAAGAAGCGCTGGCGCACCGCCGCCCGGCGGGGCTGGCCGGAGCCTCCGATGCCCGGCACCCGGTGCGTATCGTCGACTACCGAGTCACCACCCACGTCGGCGATACCGTCACCATCAGCGATATCAGGCTCGTCACCACCCTGCTCGACCCGGCCGAGGCGCCCGCCCGAGCCGTCGCCGAGGCCTACCACCAGCGGTGGGAATCGGAGAACAGCTACCAGGAACTCAAGACCCGACTGCGTGGCGCCGGGTTCATCCTGCGCTCGAAGTCACCCGACCTCGTCGATCAGGAGATCTACGCCCTGCTCGTCACCTACCAAGCCCTCTGCACCCTGA
- a CDS encoding Lrp/AsnC family transcriptional regulator produces MIDGLDARILELFTREPRIGVLEASRRLQVARGTVQARLDRLRETGVIATFAPTVDPAALGFRVTAFASLDIRQGARESVAAHLSRIPEVLEVHTITGQGDLLCRIVARDNDDLQRVIDDLVGDDDIVRTSTLIALSTVVAPRILPLVASAVTP; encoded by the coding sequence ATGATCGACGGCCTCGACGCCCGCATCCTCGAGCTGTTCACCCGCGAGCCGCGCATCGGCGTGCTGGAGGCGTCGCGACGGCTCCAGGTGGCCCGCGGGACGGTGCAGGCGCGGCTGGACCGGCTGCGCGAGACCGGCGTGATCGCCACCTTCGCGCCGACGGTCGACCCGGCAGCGCTCGGGTTCCGGGTGACGGCGTTCGCCTCGCTCGACATCCGCCAGGGCGCCCGCGAGTCCGTCGCGGCGCACCTGAGCCGGATCCCCGAGGTCCTGGAGGTGCACACCATCACCGGCCAGGGCGACCTGCTCTGCCGCATCGTGGCCCGCGACAACGACGACCTGCAGCGGGTCATCGACGACCTCGTGGGCGACGACGACATCGTCCGGACGTCGACGCTGATCGCGCTCTCGACCGTCGTCGCGCCGCGGATCCTCCCGCTGGTCGCGTCCGCCGTCACGCCATGA
- a CDS encoding preprotein translocase subunit SecA, protein MSVRARVAGFLGVRPLVPDGAARRTVARAAKGVPALASVPDDELPERLRADGDPAAGLALVREIGRRAIGERAHDNQLLAVLGLLDGRIVQLDTGEGKTLVGALAAVLSSARGLHVTVLAANDYLARRDATWMRPLYDAAGVDVAWVDAASGAEDRRAAYAADVTYVAASELGFDTLRDRLVHDEAERVRDRREVVIVDEADSVLIDQARLPLVLAGAVDDAEPDTTMAALVASMKPGTHYAVSADGYGVTFTPAGEELIERTFGVDLYSESDGGGTLTRANLAVHAEALLTRDVDYLVRDGAVQLVDAAKGRVASLQRWPDGLQAAVEAKEGLTPSQAGEVLDSITAPELVQEFGLLCGMTGTAATAVEQFDRMYRRRVEVIPPNVPCVRTDEPLALYATRADKLRAIVERIAAAHAAGRPVLAGTPSVADSEELAALLTAADVACVVLNAKNDEAEAPIIAEAGRRGAVTVSTQLAGRGVDIRLGGTDGAARADVAELGGLLVIGTEPHAAARLDDQLRGRAGRQGDPGGSAFFASLEDDLIARHARIRPSADADGRVATAGGRAQAEHAQRVAEGTALRIYANTQEYAVVPRRQREHVLARREELLAEPEPERGVRLYFLDRAWADHLAHLAQVRDATPLRSLSGKAPVVEFNAEAVQAFEGLLSGADDDADEFLAAHPGLTDAAELGLGRPSATWTYVVRDDPFGAPLERFLRGITQRMLGRPDPDERPAVGPG, encoded by the coding sequence GTGAGTGTGCGCGCGCGTGTCGCGGGGTTCCTCGGTGTCCGGCCGCTCGTTCCTGACGGCGCAGCGCGGCGGACGGTGGCGCGCGCGGCGAAGGGCGTGCCGGCGTTGGCGTCCGTCCCCGACGACGAGCTGCCCGAGCGACTGCGCGCCGACGGCGACCCCGCGGCAGGCCTCGCCCTCGTGCGCGAGATCGGGCGGCGGGCGATCGGCGAGCGCGCCCACGACAACCAGCTGCTCGCCGTCCTGGGCCTGCTCGACGGCCGGATCGTGCAGCTCGACACCGGTGAGGGCAAGACGCTGGTCGGCGCGCTCGCCGCCGTGCTGTCCAGCGCCCGCGGGCTGCACGTCACCGTCCTGGCCGCCAACGACTACCTGGCCCGCCGCGACGCCACCTGGATGCGGCCGCTGTACGACGCGGCCGGGGTGGACGTGGCCTGGGTCGACGCCGCGTCCGGCGCCGAGGACCGGCGGGCCGCCTATGCCGCCGACGTCACCTATGTCGCGGCGAGCGAGTTGGGCTTCGACACGCTGCGCGACCGCCTGGTCCACGACGAGGCCGAGCGGGTCCGCGACCGGCGCGAGGTCGTCATCGTCGACGAGGCCGACTCGGTGCTCATCGACCAGGCCCGGCTGCCGCTCGTCCTCGCCGGCGCCGTCGACGACGCCGAGCCCGACACCACGATGGCGGCGCTGGTCGCCTCGATGAAGCCGGGCACCCACTACGCGGTGAGCGCCGACGGCTACGGCGTCACCTTCACCCCGGCGGGCGAGGAGCTGATCGAGCGGACCTTCGGCGTCGACCTGTACTCCGAGTCCGACGGCGGCGGCACCCTCACGCGGGCCAACCTGGCCGTCCACGCCGAAGCGCTGCTGACCCGCGACGTCGACTACCTGGTCCGCGACGGCGCCGTCCAGCTCGTCGACGCCGCCAAGGGCCGGGTCGCCAGTCTGCAGCGGTGGCCCGACGGGCTGCAGGCGGCCGTCGAGGCGAAGGAGGGGCTGACGCCCAGCCAGGCCGGCGAGGTCCTCGACTCCATCACGGCGCCGGAGCTGGTGCAGGAGTTCGGCCTGCTCTGCGGCATGACCGGCACGGCGGCGACGGCGGTCGAGCAGTTCGACCGGATGTACCGCCGCCGGGTCGAGGTGATCCCGCCGAACGTCCCGTGCGTCCGTACCGACGAGCCGCTCGCCCTCTACGCCACGCGTGCGGACAAGCTGCGGGCGATCGTCGAGCGCATCGCGGCCGCGCACGCGGCCGGGCGGCCGGTCCTCGCCGGCACGCCCAGCGTCGCCGATAGCGAGGAGCTGGCCGCCCTCCTCACCGCGGCCGACGTCGCGTGCGTCGTGCTGAACGCGAAGAACGACGAGGCCGAGGCGCCGATCATCGCCGAGGCCGGGCGCCGCGGAGCGGTCACCGTCTCGACCCAGCTGGCCGGCCGCGGCGTCGACATCAGGCTGGGCGGCACCGACGGGGCCGCGCGGGCCGACGTCGCCGAGCTGGGCGGGCTGCTGGTCATCGGGACCGAGCCCCATGCGGCGGCGCGGCTGGACGACCAGCTGCGCGGGCGGGCCGGACGCCAGGGCGACCCCGGCGGCTCGGCGTTCTTCGCCAGCCTCGAGGACGACCTGATCGCGCGGCACGCCCGCATCCGCCCCTCCGCCGACGCCGACGGCCGCGTCGCCACCGCCGGCGGCCGCGCGCAGGCCGAGCACGCGCAGCGGGTGGCCGAGGGCACGGCGCTGCGGATCTACGCCAACACCCAGGAGTACGCCGTCGTGCCGCGCCGCCAGCGCGAACACGTCCTGGCCCGCCGCGAGGAACTGCTCGCCGAGCCCGAGCCCGAACGCGGCGTGCGGCTGTACTTCCTCGACCGCGCGTGGGCGGACCACCTGGCCCATCTGGCGCAGGTGCGCGACGCCACGCCGCTGCGCTCGCTGTCCGGCAAGGCGCCGGTCGTGGAGTTCAACGCCGAGGCCGTCCAGGCGTTCGAAGGGTTGCTCTCCGGCGCCGACGACGACGCCGACGAGTTCCTGGCCGCCCACCCCGGCCTCACCGACGCCGCCGAGCTCGGCCTCGGCCGTCCGTCCGCGACCTGGACCTACGTCGTCCGCGACGACCCCTTCGGCGCGCCGCTCGAACGCTTCCTCCGCGGCATCACCCAGCGCATGCTCGGCCGCCCCGACCCCGACGAGCGCCCGGCTGTCGGTCCCGGCTGA
- a CDS encoding ArsR/SmtB family transcription factor has translation MNKTSVDAAAVRLFHSLADPARLEIVRLLGHGERRVVDLTAELGLAQSTVSGHLASLRTAGLVEPHPHGRSTFYALVRPELWAMLAAAEDVLAAAGSPSRLRPDGVAGGTGHGPHADGHRARPDADAPATRPGQVH, from the coding sequence ATGAATAAGACGTCAGTCGACGCGGCGGCGGTGCGGCTGTTCCACAGCCTCGCCGACCCCGCGCGGCTGGAGATCGTGCGGTTGCTCGGCCACGGCGAGCGGCGGGTGGTGGACCTCACCGCCGAGCTCGGCCTGGCCCAGTCGACGGTCTCGGGTCACCTGGCCAGCCTGCGCACCGCCGGGCTGGTCGAGCCGCACCCGCACGGCCGGTCGACGTTCTACGCACTGGTCCGGCCCGAGCTGTGGGCGATGCTGGCCGCCGCTGAGGACGTCCTCGCGGCGGCCGGGTCGCCGTCGCGCTTGCGGCCGGACGGCGTGGCCGGCGGCACGGGGCACGGCCCGCACGCCGACGGGCACCGGGCCCGGCCCGACGCCGACGCGCCCGCGACCAGACCGGGGCAGGTGCACTGA